The DNA window TTTCTCTCTtaccctccctccccaagGTGCATCTTTCCTATCACATTTATTATTCCGATCAAATTTGTTCGTCGATATTCGTCGTGAAACTTTAAAAGCTGACTGCATCAAATCGATCCTCCAGAAATTCCGTCGAGCCACCTATCAGAGATTGATGACACTATCGCTCAACGAACTAATCAAGCTGCCAACCCGCTCATTACCTTTTATCTCTGTCCCTCTCAATTGAGTCTTACAAACGCTCCACCGACTTGAAAAGGAAATTCGTGTCTCCgtttctttctcattccaCTGCAAGTCTGCCATTCTGCAAGTGATTGCTGCAATCTTTTGTCAGTGCGTTGCCGTTTTtagaagctttttgattgaagttgatCCACCTTCGAGAAGGGGTCCCTGGAATTTCCTGACAGACCTTCCTGACACTCCTTCACTCCTGTTTGAAGTTGACTGCCCTTTCAATTCCCTTTTCCTCGTGGCACCCAGGGCTTGACCCACTTGAACACCTGCTGCTACTACAAAAGCCGAAGACGTGGATCAACGCCATCACTTCCAGACCAGAATAGCCTGCGATAGCCCATATCTTTTCACTCCCTCGAGCCACTCTGCGATTCGATCATATAACGGTTGTTATTAGGGACCACATCATACTACAAGAGGAAACCTTGATTTAATCTGTCATACAATCTCATCCCGTGTCAATCTGAAACGAATATCGCAAAGATGGTTGCGTCCTTGGATTCTTCCCGTCCTATCATGGCACCAAGTGTATGtttatttccttccttctcccttctttaTTCTACACAACCTTCCCGTTCATTCATCGTTTATATTCCAGCATAAACCACCTCCACAAATAATCACCGATCATCGCTGACAATTATGCCTTCCACAAAGGTCTCCTCCAAAGGCAATCGCTTCAGCACTTACAGCCAAGCCATCTCTGTCGAAACCACCGATTCTGCCCAAGAAGAAATCACCGCTATTGAAGAAGGGTTCGACAAGTTACACAACAAGAAGTTGGAGAGTCAACGTTGTGATCTGACGACTGAGAAGAGAGACAACATGGGCAAATTGGCATTGGGAGCCAAGTTGGAGAGGGCGTTGGGTCGAAGAATGGGTAGCCAGGATGCCATTATGCGAAAGAAATCACCTTCACAATCATCTGCCGAATCACCTACAATATCAATGAACGAAAAGACCGCTCTCTCCGAGAGTGAAAAGGAGAATGCCGCAtaatggatgtggatgttaGATGTTGAATCGGGGGACGATATGGCTACTATGTTAGGAAGACGACTATTGTGTTACGGTTTTTCACTCGGGACAGTTATGGGCATCGATTGGCGTTCCGTTCATGTTTTATCTTTTACGTCACCTTAAGCCTAACTGTTATACCATTTCATTTGATGGGGGTCGACAACTGTTTTCAAAGCTCTTATACCACACCAGCGCACGCATTAGCGAGAGATGATGTTTTTAAATTGGCATGTAACTTGCTCGTTATTAGAGCAAGTAGACATAGGGAGTCTAAGGATCAAATAATAACTTGAATGCTTCCTACATATGTTCTatgtgaaaagaaagaccTGAGAAAAGTGACACTTCCATGTTCCTGTCAGATTGAAATAAACGAAGGATTCAAAGGGCGCATAATAGATTTGGACGTGGTTTCAGGAATGTGAATCATggaatcttcatctctcattcAGAAGACTGAAACAATCATGATATCAGAGATGCTACATCTTGACTTGACTGTATGTAGCCTTGCAGCCGAGGCCAGCAGTAGATATGTGAAATGTCTCCAAATagtaatgaattgaattgaatccAGAGAGAACGCTCAATAGGTCGCAATCATGTTAGGGGATTCTTTAATACGAGTTTATTCTCGAATTTAGATCATCCCGTTTCCTTTCTCGTCTGTCTTTTGATGCCATTTTATCGCcaaaatccatatcatcaCGTGATTCGAAGCTTAATCAATTTATGcgtctctctctcttaacGCGACCGCGCGACCTCAATTGCCAAATTGTCCTGCAGAAAAATCGTTCCTCAAAAAAAGTAGTAGCtaaccaccaccaaaactcaaaatatGGCTATGTAAGTTTATCTCCTTTTAGATATGAACTGGAATCAATTGCGATTCGAATGCAAAGAAAAAATGTTGGAAGTTGTTAAAGCTAAAGGCGAGGCTTTTTCAGATGTGATTGCTAACATTATCAAACTTGCTAGGGAGAGTTTCGAAAATATCTTCCTTGATCTCTCGAAAGAGTCAGGTCGATGCAGGTTCGCTGAAACTGGATTCGGATGGAAGCCATCGAGCGGCGGAGATACATTCACACTCGAAAGCAGTAATATCGCAGGCGCGCAATGGAGCAAGGCAGCGAAAGGTTTTGAGGTGAAGCTTTTGTTGCGCAATGGTGATATCTGTCAACTTGACGGCTTCTTACAAGATGTTAGTATACTATACATCCTTGAATTGGCGCATTCTTTCTGATACAAGATAGGACTTTGAGCGATTAAGTAAAGTTTTCAAGAACTGGTACAGCACGAATTTGGAGCACAAGGAGCACGCTCTAAGGGGATGGAATTGGGGTAAAGGCGAATTTGGAAAGTCGGAATTGGTTTTCAACGTTCAAAACAGACCTGCATTCGAAATCCCATACACCGAAATCTCAAACACAAACTTGGCAGGCAAAAATGAAGTTGCGGTCGAGTTCACCCCAGGGAATGCTGATGATACGGGCACAAACGGAGCTCTGGGAGGTGCGCGTgccaaaggaaagaaatctGGTGCTGGAAAGGATCAACttgttgagatgagattctATATTCCTGGTACTGCGCCAAAGAAGGGAGCTCgcgaaggagaagaggattcTGGAGACGAAGCTGATGGAGAGGAAACCAATGCATCTACCATATTTTATGACACGTTAATGGAGAAGGCTGAAATTGGGGATGTTGCTGGAGATACTGTTGCCACTTTCCTGGATGTATTGCATCTTACTCCAAGGTATGTcgcattttcaattttttggTAAAAAGCTAATTGTTCGCAGAGGACgtttcgatatcgatatgtACGAAAGCTCCTTCCGATTACGTGGTAAAACATACGATTACAAGATTCAATACGAtaatatcaagaaattcatgGTTCTACCAAAGCCTGATGAATTACATTTTATGATTTGTATCGGTTTGGACCCACCACTACGTCAAGGTCAAACCAGATATCCTTTCTTGGTTATGCAATTCaagaaggatgaagaagttaCCATTGATCTGAATATGACGGAGGATGTAATGAAAGATAAATACGCAGGAAAGTTGAGTATACATTATGAACAACCATTACATGAAGTTGTCACACAAGTATTCCGTGGTCTTGCCGGAAAGAAGATTAATCAACCGGCCAAGGATTTCTTGAGGTAAGTTATTTATCCaatatttttctctttgctTTACTAACATTATTAGTCATCACTCACAATATGGTATCAAATGTTCTATCAAAGCTAGTGAAGGTTTCCTTTATTGCTTGGAGAAAGCTTTCATGTTCGTTCCAAAACCTGCTACATACATTACCTACGAACAAATTACAGTCATAACTTTCTCTCGTGTTGGTGGAGCTACTTCCGCTTCCCGTACCTTCGATATCGCAGTTGGAATGAAGGGTGGAGCTGGTGAAACACAATTCAGCAACATCAATCGcgaagaacaaaagaatcTCGAGGATTTCTTTAAGATCAAGGGAATTCGTGTTaagaatgagatggatgaagataataCAGCACACATTGCTCTTCTTAATAATCCGGATATGCAATCTTCTGATGAAGAAGTCGTCGCAGCTAGAGCTGATAGAGGAAGTGctgatgaagacgatgagagtgttgatgaagatttcaaGACGGATAGTGAGAGTGATGTGGCAGAAGAATATGATTCTGCTCATGAAAGTTCTGGAACTGAtagtgaagatgaaggggctAGTGATGGGGAGAGACCGGCTAAGAAAGCTAAGACTGGTTAAGTTTAGCTGGTTATCCGTTTGGGGAAAATTTATTTGGTTGGAGGGTCGATGAAAGAAGAACCAtagtttttcttcttatatCTTGAGGCACGGCGTTTTTTTAGGCTGGTGAAGATATGACATTAGGTTAGGGAGATTGGGAATAACAGAGTCAAGTGCATATTACGAAACCTGGGAAGGGAGTGGTGAATATAATCAGTAGGAAAATTATGGGATTTGAGTGGGAGAGAATGActgggagaggaggagaggggaggagtggagatgaaaatgaaatattatcTAATTTTTATGGTTGATAATTTTATGTGATAACACGTGAGTGATGTGGTGAAATTCTGGATGTTGCATACTTGTCTTGTTGTGTGGCTGTTGTAGCAAATGTATTCTAGTTGGCTATGTTTGTGGGGATTTATTGGGTTATTTTTAAGAAGGATGCTTGCGAGATGCTTGCGAGATGCAAATTGGGGATGGCTTGTGCTGAatttgcttgtttgtttaGGGGGATTCAAAttgagggagaagagaagatgagttgcttccccctccccctatGCGTTGGGTAGGATATTCATGGTTTTATGtagtgtgtgtatgtgtgtatatgtgtgtatatgtgtgtatatgtgtgtatatgtgtgtatatgtgtgtatatgtgtgtatatgtgtgtatatgtgtgtatatgtgtgtatatgtgtcTGAGCTAAATAAATAGTGATGGGAATAGCGCATCATTTTGACTCAGAGTTACAAACTGACCATCTTTTCAATACGTACGTACTatcaattcatattcaccTATTCGATTTTTctatactaataataataataatcatttcaAGTTGTGAAATCAATGAATACATGGAAGGGGTGGGGAAAAAAAAGCTCTATGGAAGTGAAAGTAAATGTTGATAGATAATTAGGTATGAGCTACATAGACTTACTTAGTATCTTTCACATCTTTCACATCTCGAATTCAAAGTCGGGATCGTAGATTTGTTGTGTGCTATGGACAGGTAGTCtgaggatgatttgatttgatataatatgatatgaatagaatagaataaaatgTGGTCGAATTTAATTCTCTCTATTGATTTACTGATTAGAGAATTGGTGCTGGTTCTTTTGATGTGTTCGGATTTTGTTGTGTGGTATGGCTTTATGAAGCGATTTGGGTATTCATACAAGGCGTAcctatgtatgtgtatattaTTTGATGGTGATTGATGGCCAGCTCATGTTGTCATCTGATGCTTTTAATCTCGTTATTGGCAAAAATCGCATGGAATTGTTAACTCGGTTTTTGCACCCACCCTGGTTTTGGCTGGATGCGGTTTCTTCGCTGTGCGTTGTTTGAGAGAGGATAGTATGTTTTAATCGTATGTGTCATTTACTTGTGTTGAAAAGACATGGGATGTGGCATTGTGTTATAtggatgaaatgatgaaatgggaTTGTGATACCGGAGAATGACTTGTTGCAAgcatgatggatggatggatggatgggggagGATTGCTATTGTTGTTCTCTGTCGTGAGTTTTGTTAGGATATAGAGTGTTGGGATATCGATCATGTGAATATATATGCAGAGGATGTTGTATTAGCTAGCGGGGCGCTAGCGCTTCCCTATATAAGTAGGTACATAGCTTCTCGTAGATtgtaatgatgatgaatgaatacaGCAATAGTAGACTAACTTGAAGTGTTTCGACACGTATCAACCAAGTTGATACATACCAAAATACAGATTTGAGCTGCTCGGATAACGTGTCTGAATGTTCTGAGTTTTAGGTGTTGGAGTTGGGATTATTACATTCGTTTTTCAGTCTCGGATGTCTCTTCGAAGAATTCTTTCAGCATAAACTTTGTCTCTTCATATAATTCTCTACATCCATCAACCCATCGACCATCTCCCGGAACCCCAACCATTCCCCCAATACAATGATGACGCATCCAGCCGAGCAAACCGCACAAGCACAATTCGACCACGCAAGCGAAACTTACAAGCATGCAGCATGCAAACTCCAGGAAAAAATGCTCGAAGCTGGCGGTCTGCGTAAatttttgattgagaaaaaatATGGAGAGATCGTGCGATTGTATCGGAAATTACAGGAGCTGTTGAAATCGTATCATTTTCCGGAAGGTTTCGAGTGTGAGTTTGGGGTGGAATATTGTGCGTGGGTGGGGAGTGGAGAGGGCGAGTTTGGTGGTGAGTTTGAATGTTTGAGTGGGttgttggagagggagatggaggtggagatggagagaaggtggaggtggagggggGAGTTTTTGGTGGGTGGGGGtgaggatggggatggggatgaagatggggaggatggggatgagtTTGTCGTTGAGTCTGAAAAATTAATGTATGCTTTGCAGAGTGCGTTGCAGGGGTTGAAAGAGCTTAAGGGGGGAGAGATGGTGGCGCCGGGTGTTGGGAAGGAGGAGTGGGGTGGAGGGCTTATTGAGATTTTTGCGGCGCTTGAAAAGATTAGGATGGGGGCGAGGGAGATGCTTGGGAGTGAGAGGGGGACTGGGACGCAGATGGATGGTGGTAGTCGGGACTTTGGGGGGTTGAGAGAGGAGTTCCAGAGAATTTTGGTTACGTTGGTGATTCATTTCGGTAGGGAtacatctttcttcttgttgaGCGAGAAGATAGTAAGTATTAAATAGTAAGGATACTAACGAAACACAATCTAGATTTTATCATCCTCGAAACCATCGATAACCCAACAATTTGCCAGCAAGTCGATCCTGCAAAAGAACTGCGAATTAGAAAACCAAAAGTGTATATGGAGCTGTTGGTCGAGAGTCGTGAGAATTTGGGTCTGAGTGTGCTGGCTCGTTTGAAGGCTATACGGTGTTGCATTGATGAGTTGTCTCAGAGTCGTTTTCGGGATGTAAATTTTTAAATCTGGGAGGAATAGATTGGATGGAAAAGTAGAGGGGATCTTGTTCTTTTAGAGAGAGAACAAAGactctttttgtttttgagaaATGGGAAATACGAGATTTGGATAGATGTGTATTTGATTCGGAGAATGAGATTTGAATAGTCGTAGTTTGGTGTTTGAAATCGATGAGGAGAATTAGATTTCGATGTTCATATTAGATGGATTGAATAGTAGTAGTGAGCCGTTGAACTCATTCAAATTTTAACTtgctaataataattcatcgAAAAGTGAAGTGGTGCTCTAAGTAATTACCTAGTGCTCTTAATTCAGCTGAGATATTAAGCAATCTAGATCTCAGTCATAGATATCGATGAATACAAGAGATACCAACGCTAAACGACCCCTTTATAACTCAGAATATCTCGTGATCGGCTACCTCGGTTAGCTTTATCGGTGCTCGGTTAATTCTTCTAGCTTGGTCGGCTGAGTCGATAGTTTATATGGCGTCTTTTTGGGACAAAAATTGACAAACCCCAACTTTTTGTCCCGAAAAGACATTATAGGTCTAGCACCCCACACACAGTATGTATCGCTCATctttcttgatgatgaagttttgcaaaattacaagattggaatttggaatgtAGAGAACTGTGATATCTGGTAAGTATCTACGCCCTGATATTCTAACAATCGAATCATtatgaaattttgattgatatttccTTGACTATTTCTGATAGTAGTCACTAGATTCGGCTTCTGCTGTTGCGGAGGGTTGAGTTTTGGCGGTTGGGAGTAATTATCGAATGGTGGGAAATGTCTCAGCTAAATTATAACTGTCTGGGGATTATAACTTGAGGGATTCTTAGCAAAATACTCGCCGAAGTTAATGCGACCGTGGAGGAATATAAAGGTATTTGTATTCATATCAGCGGAAGGATCAATCGTGGTTTCAATACTGGGAATACGGTATTGCAATATGAGTGAATATGTATAGGTGATTTTACTAGCGCGCTAATACACGAGAGTATTGCATATAGCTCTCGTAGCTCTGAACCTAGAATAGATAAGcacaatcaatacaatatattaatcatGTCTATTGTGATAACATCATAATCACCACCAAAATGATACCAGCACACGGCCATCATCATTAAAAAGTCAAGAAATGATGGAGTCTAATTctctgatattgatatcgtcCATCATGTCAATTAATTTGTCCCTAGCAATCATGATTTATCATTAAAACATTTAGCCGCGCTATACATATAAAGTATGAAGTAGGCATGTATCTTGTTGCAAATCTCAAGGCCGAATAATTGATAGACCCTTGCAGTTTATAGTTTGATGTCTCTAGGGAAAGTGGAATATGTGGGGGATCCGCCTTGTGTCCCCTTAGTCCTGGAGTAGCTCCACGCTTAAGGACAAGACATTTTAGACTATGCAATGGGTACTCGTGGGGCGGATAATGGAGCTGACAGATGATCTGTGGGTAATCTGTCGGCGGGGCGGATAACTCAAAATCTGCGTAGGCAGCCTCGCAGGTTATCTGCGGATTACTCATATATCCGCAGATTATCCATCTGTCCGCGATCCGCCCTCACTTGATAAGAATACAGGTGCAGAGTGATGCACTACACTAATTCTGAATCTAATCGCTTTACTCAATCAAGTTGCGTTATGCAAAACAGGTcgaaaatatttgaaagcgTTATCTCAACGAAATTGATACTGTTTTTAATGACGGGAAAACCAGGAGAAGAGCGGGACTAAGAAGTGTTCGAAAACTGTTACCGCGTCATTGAAACTTACCCAACTTCAACTCTGATCAACCCAGAAAAGTATCGCATGGTAGCCATCGCCGGTGTCATCAAAGAGCAAAAAGCTATACTGGAAAAATCATACAGCATTCCCGACTCCTAGGCCATAGAGCAGCAGCTGCTGACCTGTAATTCAAGGTGGTAGAGCCCCTGGATGCAGGATATAGCTTAAGGACTTCTCTGGCAGGTCTGGGACTGTGATCCGACACCATCATACCGCAGTGCACCATCATGGTTGTAGGTATCTATCTTAAGCATGGTTAAATGGCTACCTAAAGATTCTCATGCCAATTTTAGGGGGGAAAAGTGCCAGGTAACTCAAATTCTTAACAAAAGAGGAGATGTTTATGACGTGTCAAATCTCGTTCTTAGTCGTTCTTCTACCTCTTGAATTCGTTACGAAAGTACTTTCAAAGAAGCATCTTACTTCAATCAAGCAAAGAGAGTTCTCTTGACTGCCAACATGCCATCCACAACTCTCGATACAACCTATGTACCGGGAATCTTCCGGGTTGGGTTAGCTAGCTGGTATCGCAAGGTTTATGATATCGTTCTTGCCGTCCGaattgatgaaaatgatgagCCCTCTCAATACCAGCGAACAGGTGCTGATAGTATGTTTGAGATAAGATTCTTCCACGATGTTAACCCGATGGTTATGGAATTAGTATAGGTAGTTTCTTCAGTGATTCTTTATTCTATTATCTCTAATATATCTAAAAAGACAACGATAAAGTGTTTCGCTAATATCGCTAAAATGAGGCAACTGAGACAGCTGCCGGACAACATTGACGGTATGTTTCAGGTATAGGGCAGATAAACTTAAGATCTCAATCGGTGTCCGATTAAACTTTTAACTAGACTTCTATCACTTCTGctttaatttgattgatgattgatattgCGAAGCCATCAAGACTTGGGGATTCAAATGCCACATCGGCTTACGAGAGTCTTACGATGCTTAAGAAATGTTCGATTTCGAGACTAAACTTTATAGAGAAGACGGGGGCAGTAGAATTAAATGTAGATCGTAACTCTCGGTAAATTTGCAGGTGTCTAAAGCAAGTTAGTTGATACTCTTGTGTCGTGAAACTAATTGCTAGGCTTTGAGGTGTCTAGAAATATGAACCACATACACGTAGTACAAAAAGTTTGGCCCACCAAACCACTTATACacgaagaaaatattaagaaacTTAccatttaattctttttaagaTCATcgataatatattcaatactaTAAGATATTGATACGTagtaaattgaatatttttctATTGTACTTATCAatttagaatttgaatattgataaattgatttgatgaataaTTGTGAAAAGGGAGCACCTTTTGAGTGTGCCAGTGTTTTCGTGCTGCTTGCGCCACGTTCAAGAACACTGTATCTAACTCGTGGGGTTAGATTGGAGCAACCAGATTTTTCATTCTTGGAGTTTGTATGGAAAATGGTAGGTGAGGGCTGTTTGATTGGCTGTTTGCTTATTTTGGCTTTATGTTACAAAGCTCTGCATTCTGAAGATTTTTGCttccaaaattcaatatcttgtTGATAATTATATCCTCTCGCATTCAACTCAGTGGTAGAGGGTAACGTTTCGGTCCTGATACATTCTTCAGCATCAAAAACGGTGTAAATCTATGACGCGTAAGCTGACTGAGTTCATGCTGATGATGCACTTATTATTATGCAAGCTTCATGTATGATCTATCGTAAGTATGATCCTTGTCACTATCCTGTCGTAAAATTTGCCCAATTCAGTGAATTCTACGCTGCTCACTGAAATATGTTCTGTGACGGCGTGGGGGCTTTGCAGTCCCTCCATTGTAAAAAACCCACTGAGAAGAATGCGGCTGAATTAAAGGTAGTATTCGCCTAACATGGAGAGCGCCTCGTACATTACGTGTACTGTCTTGATTGGGTCGCGCAAGACGTTTATAGAGTACCAATCCGTCAATAATATGCACTCATCATGCGATCATTGTTGGTATCCAGGGTTTGAAGAACATCTTGACCTTTAATAGTGTGAAGGTAACGAGATCAAGACACAAGCAcatcttttcaattatcGTTCGGTACCATTTTGAGATAAACTTGTAAGAAGTGTTcttcaatttaattttaacATACTTAAAAAATTCCAAACTGTATTCCAGACAACACTGGATCAACTACACACTCGCGGAAGGGATCGAAGCACTACTTTTAATAGTAGGATTTGTTCAAGTCGGTACAAAAGCTATGGATCCAGCAGATCCGAAGGATATAACAGATTCTGATATAAATGAGTCCGGCAAATTAGGAGAAAACATTGTAGGATGTAAGTAAACTAGAAACACGCCCACCTTACACTTTGTTTGATGCAAAGTATAATTGATGTTGTTTTGATGAGTGCAGCAGGTTATTATACCTCAGAAAACAAACTTATATGTCAGAATCAAGACTGATATCAACTTCACTGTAGATTTTAAGCCATTATAGCAGCCCCATAACCGCCTTGAAATGATTAATCGCTGATGTTGTCTTCTCACGATTATAGGAAGTTAGTAATCTATATATCATATTGACGCTCATTCATCACTCACGTAACTTTTTTTAGGGATGCTCCACATATGTAtcatctccacccccaaaTCTTCGATTGTCAAAAGACCTACTGCATTTTCAAAAATGGGAGGCGAGCATACAAAAAATAATCAGAAAAAGTGGAGCTTGTCGATTAGTACCACGAGATGGTAGGATTAGACTGTCATTCGATTTCGGTAAAGAATGGCACTATGATTATCAAAATGAGGGAGCAATCTTTGAAGTCGAACTTTGTGTGTCTAtacttgaagatctttttGAGCAAGGCAGGGACATGTTATCTTTCGGAGTTTTGTATAACAACCTTGCGAACCCAGCGGAGCCATTTCTAACATATTACTCGCCTAAAGATAAGGGGGTCATATTATACGAGTCCACAAAAACCCAGTCAGTAGTATCcttatttcttttgaataat is part of the Botrytis cinerea B05.10 chromosome 10, complete sequence genome and encodes:
- the Bcpob3 gene encoding Bcpob3; its protein translation is MAMESFENIFLDLSKESGRCRFAETGFGWKPSSGGDTFTLESSNIAGAQWSKAAKGFEVKLLLRNGDICQLDGFLQDDFERLSKVFKNWYSTNLEHKEHALRGWNWGKGEFGKSELVFNVQNRPAFEIPYTEISNTNLAGKNEVAVEFTPGNADDTGTNGALGGARAKGKKSGAGKDQLVEMRFYIPGTAPKKGAREGEEDSGDEADGEETNASTIFYDTLMEKAEIGDVAGDTVATFLDVLHLTPRGRFDIDMYESSFRLRGKTYDYKIQYDNIKKFMVLPKPDELHFMICIGLDPPLRQGQTRYPFLVMQFKKDEEVTIDLNMTEDVMKDKYAGKLSIHYEQPLHEVVTQVFRGLAGKKINQPAKDFLSHHSQYGIKCSIKASEGFLYCLEKAFMFVPKPATYITYEQITVITFSRVGGATSASRTFDIAVGMKGGAGETQFSNINREEQKNLEDFFKIKGIRVKNEMDEDNTAHIALLNNPDMQSSDEEVVAARADRGSADEDDESVDEDFKTDSESDVAEEYDSAHESSGTDSEDEGASDGERPAKKAKTG